The Streptomyces sp. NBC_00286 nucleotide sequence GCCACCCGAAGAACTTCAAGCGGAGCCACATCCCGATCACCATCCGGGTGGGCGAGGCGATCGAGGCCTCCCGCGACAAGTACGCGGGCGCGATCACCCGGCAGGTGCGCGAGCGCGTCCAGGAACTCCTGGAAGCAGCCCAGCGCGCCTACCCCGTACGCCCCAAGGACCCGAACGACACCTGGTGGATGCCGGCCCACCTCGGCGGCACGGCCCCCACTCCGGAAGAGGTCAAGGCCGCCGAGGCGCGCTGAGCCGCCGCTTCGCGCCTACCTTGCCTGCCTTGCCTCAGAGTGCGGTGGGGAGCGTCTTCCACAGGTACTCGCGGTCGGGGGCAGCCTTGAGGGCGCGCAGAACAGCCGGGTGAGGTTCGGCATACAGAACTGAGTAGTCCGTCTCATTGGACTTCGGGTCGGGCACCCAGGCCAGGCGCTCCCCCTCGAGCGAGAACTGGGCGTCGACCCCCGGCTTGTTGCCGCGGGGGTCCTGCCGATGCCATGCCCCGTTGAACCGCACGGCGACGAGACCGTGCACGCAGAGCGCACTGCCATCGTCATGCATCAGCGACTGGTAGCACAGCGCCGTAGGGATGTCCTCGGCCCGCAGCAGCGCGGCCAAGGCGTGGGCCTTGGCGTGGCAGATACCGGTCCCCTGCTCCAGGACGTCCGAGGCACGCCAGGTGACGCGCGGATCACCGCTGTCAGCCGAGTGCGGGATGCCGTCGCGGACAAACTCGTACGCCGCTCGTGCATAGGCATACGAGTCGGCGATCGTCGATGCGAGGCGCGCCGCCGTCTCCCGTACGAGCGGATGATGATGGTCGATGACCTCGTCGGCGGCCAAGTACGCGGAAAGGTCAGGGGTTTCCTGGATCGGCTCCATGCCCGCAGAGCATAGGAACGCGACGAGCAGGGAGTCAATGACTTTTCCATGAGTAGCATATTTATGCAGTCATCCCACCACCCCCCCCCTTGCCACGCCTATCGAATATCGATAGATTCCCATCGTGATTCGATCGAGAGAGAAGTGATGGGAAAGCTCACAGTGCGTGCGCTGCGCGCCGTGCTGGTGGTGGTGCTCGCCGGCACCGTGTTCGTACAGGCATTGATGGTGTGGGCGTTGGTCAGCGGGAGCGACCCGGAGGACGGGTCGCTCCCGCTGACCCCGCTGCGCGTGATCACGATCCTGGGCATGGTGTCGGTCCAGGTTGCCCTGGTCTGTGTATGGCGGCTGGTGACGATGGTGCGACACGGAACTGTGTTCTCCCACGCCGCCTTCCGGTACGTGGACGGCGTGATCGGCGCGATCGTGGCGGCTGCCCTCGTGTGGTTCGCGGTCACGGTCATCAATGCGCCGGGCCAGCAGGACGACCCGGGCGTCACCGTCATCATGGGCGGGGTTGGCGTGGCCATCCTGGGGGTCGCGCTCCTCGTGCTCGTGCTGCGGATGCTGCTCGCCCAGGCCGTCGCGCGTGACGTCGAAGCGGCGCAGATGCAGGCCGAGTTGGACGAGGTGATCTGATGCCGATCGCCGTCGATATCGACGTGATGCTGGCCAGGCGCAAGATGTCCGTGGGCGAACTCGCGGACCGCGTCGGGATCACGCCCGCCAACCTGGCGGTGCTCAAGAACGGCCGCGCGAAGGCGGTCCGCTTCACCACCCTTGCCGCGCTCTGCGAGGTGCTCGAGTGTCAGCCGGGGGACCTGCTGCGCTGGGAGGCGGAGGACGCCGAGGAGGCGCGGACGGGCGAGGTCAGCCGTCGGTGAACGTGGCCTCCTAGCGCGCCATCTCCTCCTTGAGGGCCGCCAGGAAGCCGTCCACGTCGTCCTCCGTCGTGTCGAAGGAGCACATCCAGCGGACGTCGCCTGCCTCCTCGTCCCAGAAGTAGAAGCGGTAGCGCTTCTGGAGGCGTTCGCTCACGTCGTGGGGCAGCCGGGCGAAGACCGCGTTGGCCTGCACCGGGTGGAGGATCTCGACGCCGTGGACCGCGCGCACGCCCTCGGCGAGGCGCTGGGCCATCTCGTTGGAGTGGCGGGCATTGCGCAGCCACAGGTCCTTGGCGAGCAGCGCCTCCAACTGCACGGAGACGAAGCGCATCTTGGAGGCGAGTTGCATCGACAGCTTGCGCAGGTGCTTCATATGGCTGACGGCGTCCTGGTTGAGGACCACGACCGCCTCGCCGAACAGCGCGCCGTTCTTGGTGCCACCGAAGGACAGCACGTCCACGCCGACCGCGTCGGTGAACGCGCGCATCGGCACGTTCAGCGAGGCGGCGGCGTTGGCGATCCGGGCCCCGTCGAGGTGCACCTTCATGCCGCGGGCGTGGGCGTGCTCGCAGATCGCGCGGATCTCGTCGGGCGTGTAGACGGTGCCGAGTTCGGTGTTCTGGGTGATCGAGACGACCTGCGGCATCGCGCGGTGCTCGTCCTCCCAGCCGTACGCCTGCCGGTCGATCAGCCCGGGTGTGAGCTTGCCGTCGGGGGTGGGCACCGTCAGCAGCTTGAGGCCGCCCATGCGCTCGGGGGCGCCGCCCTCGTCGACGTTGATGTGCGCGCTCTCCGCGCAGATCACCGCGCCCCAGCGGTCCGTGAGCGCCTGGAGTGCCACGACGTTGGCGCCCGTCCCGTTGAAGACGGGGAACGCCTCGGCCGTCGCGCCGAAGTGACTGCGCATCACCTGCTGGAGGTTTTCGGTGTACGCGTCCTCGCCGTACGCGACCTGGTGACCGCCGTTGGCCAGGGCCAGGGCGGCGAGCACCTCGGGATGGGCTCCCGCGTAGTTGTCGCTGGCGAAGCCGCGGATCTCCGGGTCGTGATGACGCCGCGCGTCGGTCTTCGGAGGGTTCACGGCTTCTTTGTCAGCCACAGGCGCTGTCCGTTCACTTCGGCGGCGGGCCGCTCCCAGACGTCGGCGATGGCTTCGGCCAGGTCCTTGACGTCCGTGAAACCCGCGAACTTCGCGTTGGGGCGTTCGGCGCGCATCGCGTCGTGCACCAACGCCTTCACGACCAGGATCGCAGCCGCCGACGTGGGCCCGGACGCGCCCCCGGCCTTGCGGAAGTAGTCGGCGAGCGCCAGCGTCCAGGCTTCGGCGGCGGCCTTCGCGGCGGCGTAGGCGGCGTTGCCCGCGGTGGGCTTGCTCGCCCCCGCGGCGCTGATCAGGACGTACCGGCCGCGATCGCTGCGCTGCAAGGCCTCGTGGAAGGCGAGGGAGGTGTGCGCCACCGTACGGATGAGCAGCATCTCGAGGAAGTCCCAGTCGTCGAGGCTCGTCCTGGCGAAGGTCTCGCTGCCGCGCCAGCCGCCGACGAGGTGGACCAGGCCGTCGACGCGGCCGAAGTCCTTCTCGATGCGGGTGGCCCAGTCCTGAGCCGACTGTCGGTCGAGCAGGTCGACCGTGTCCCCGACGACGGTCGCGCCGCCGTGTGCGTAGCTCGCCGCGTCCACGGCCTCCGCGAGCCGCTCCGGATCGTTGTCCGAGCCGATGACGACCGCGCCGGCCTCGGCGAGCCGCATCAATGTGGCCCGGCCTGCGGGACCACCGGCACCGGCCACCGCGATCACCGCGCCGTCGAGCGCACCGTTCCCCATGGTCCTCGCCTCCTGAGCAGTGTTCGTAGCGAGGTCACTCACGCGGCGACCCGCTCGGCGCTCTCCGCGGTGATGCCCTTCGTCGAGGCAATCACGTTCTTCAGCTTCTTGGACAGTGCCTCATAGAACATGCTCAGCGGAAACTCGTCCGGAAGCACGTCATCGACGAGTTTTCGCGGCGGCTGACTCAGATCGAGGGCGTCGGGGCCCTTGGCCCACTTGGAGCCCGGGTGCGGGGCGAGGTAGGTCGAGACCAGTTCGTAGCCGGCGAACCAGTGGACCAGCTTCGGGCGGTCGATGCCCTCGCGGTACAGCTTCTCGATCTCGGCGCACAGCTCGTTGGTGACCTGCGGGGCGCGCTGCCAGTCGATGGACAGCTTGTTGTCGGTCCAGCGGACGACATCGTGCTTGTGCAGGTACGCGAAGAGCAGCTGGCCACCGAGGCCGTCGTAGTTGCGGACGCGCTCGCCGGTGACCGGGAAGCGGAACATCCGGTCGAAGAGCACCGCGTACTGGACGTCACGGCCCTGCGAGACGCCGTCGGCCTCCAGCTTCACGGCCTCCCGGAAGGCGGTGAGGTCGCAGCGCAGCTCCTCCAGGCCGTACATCCAGAACGGCTGGCGCTGCTTGATCATGAACGGGTCGAAGGGCAGGTCGCCATGGCTGTGGGTGCGGTCGTGGACCATGTCCCACAGGACGAAGGCCTGCTGGCAGCGGTCCTGGTCGGCGACCATCTCGCGTACGTCCTCGGGCAGTTCGAGCCCGAGGATGCCGACGGCGGCCTCGGTGACCCGGCGGAACCGGGCGGCCTCGCGGTCACAGAAGATGCCGCCCCAGCTGAACCTCTCGGGGGCCTCGCGCACGGCGATGGTCTCCGGGAAGAGGACGGCCGAGTTGGTGTCGTAGCCGGAGGTGAAGTCCTCGAAGGTGATGCCGCAGAACAGCGGGTTGTCGTAGCGGGTGCGCTCCAGCTCGGCGAGCCAGTCCGGCCAGACCATGCGCAGTACGAGGGCTTCGAGGTTGCGGTTCGGATTGCCGTTCTGCGTGTACATCGGGAAGACGACCAGGTGCTGGAGGCCGTCCCGGCGGTTGGCGGCGGGCTGGAAGGCCAGCAGCGAGTCGAGGAAGTCGGGCACCGTGAAGCCGCCGTCTGCCCAGCGCCGCAGGTCGGCGACCAGCGCCTTGTGGTACGCGGCGTCGTGCGGCAGCAGAGGTGCGAGCACCTCGACCGCGTCCACGACACGGCGTACGGCGCGCTCGGCGTCGTCGCGATCGGGGGCGCCCTCGGCTTCGAAGTCGATCGAGCCGTCCTTGGACTGCCATGGCCGGATCCGCTCCACGGCATCCTTGAGCACGGGCCAGGCTGGGTGCTCCACCACCCTGCCACCGGGAGGAACCTGCTCCTCCGTACCCACCTGCACAAGAATTTCCGTCATGACCCCATCCTCCACGGGAGAACCTCGCGTACCCACACCGTATGCACGTGGGGTTCTCTCCCACAAGTGGAGGTTCGGGAAATCGTCCTGCGCCACCCCATCTTCACCGCTCTTTTTCCTGCGAGATACCGTTCAGGCGATTACTTCCGCCGCTGCCTGGGTAGCGGTGCATGCGGTCGGCGTGCGGACGGTCAACCCGCCCCATGACTCGCCCACCCGAGGGTGAGCCCGGGCCCGCTGCAGGCAGCTGGAATGCGTGATTCCTCGCGTTCGGACCGGGTCCATCGCCGAGCTGGGCGATTAGGCTGCGGCTGGCCGCGTGGGCACGGGACCGCAGCGCGCGGCTGCCGAGCCGCCGTCGACGGAAGCGGAGTCAGTCTTGAACTTCCTCACCATCGGTCACCGCGGAATCATGGGTGTCGAACCCGAGAACACCCTCCGTTCCTTCGTCGCCGCCGAGCAGGCCGGCCTCGACGTGATCGAACTCGATCTGCATCTGAGCAAGGACGGCGCTCTCGTCGTCATGCACGACGCCGACGTGGACCGGACGACCGACGGTTCGGGGCCGATCGCCGAGCAGACCCTCGCCGAGCTGCGCACGCTGGACGCGGGCCGCGGTGAGCGCATCCCGGTCTTCGAGGAGGTCCTGGACGCCGTCGCGGCTCCGCTTCAGGCGGAGATCAAGGACGTCGCGGCGGCCCGGGCGCTCGCCGAGGTCATGCACCGGCGGGATCTGGCCGGCCGGGTCGAGGTGCTGTCGTTCCACGACGAGGCGGTCGCCGAGATCGGGCGGCTCGTTCCGGGCGTACGCACCGGGCTGGTCGCCAGCCGGTACGGCACCGATGTCGTTGAGCGCGCCATCGCTGTCGGCGCCACCAGTGTCGTACTGAATATCCGGCGGCTCACCCTGGAGATCGTCGAGTGCGCGCGCAAGGCGGATCTGCGGATCATCGGCTGGGTGGTGAACACGCAGGACCATCTGCGGCTGGTACGCGCCCTGGAGCTGGACGGCGCGACCACCGACTACCCGGAGATCAAGCGCACCGGCCGCTTCACGGCCTGACGCCTATACGAGCGGCTTCACCAGCAGCTCGAACTCCAGGTCGTCGCGCTGTGGAATGCCGAACCGCTCATCGCCGTACGGGAAGGGCGTCATCTGTCCCGTACGGCGGTAGCCGCGCCGCTCGTACCAGGCGATGAGGTCTTCTCGTGCGGTGATCACGGTCATGTGCATCTCCGCGGCGCCCCAGTTCACGCGCGCGTACCGCTCGGCCTCGGCGAGGATCACCTTGCCGAGGCCCCCGCCCTGCTGCGCCGGGCTGACCGCGAACATGCCGAAGTAGGCGTGGTCACCGCGGTGTTCGAGCTGGCAGCAGGCGATCAGGGTGCCGTCGCGCTCGACCACGCGCAGTCGGCTGTCCGGCGCCTTGATGACCTCGAGCACGCCCTCCGGGTCTGTCCGCTGCCCCTGAAGGATGTCCGCCTCGGTGGTCCAGCCGGTCCGGCTGGAGTCCCCGCGGTAGGCCGACTCGATCAGCGCGACCAGGGAGTCGACGTCGGCGTCGGTGGCATCTCGGAAGGTCAGTCCGGTGGATGCGGCGGTGTCCATGGAGGGGGTCTCCGATCTCGGCGCGGCTCGGGCACCGACGAGGGTAGCCCTCTCCCACTAAGGTGCGACTCCATGGTGCACGTACTGAGCAGCCGGACCCTGCTCCGGCCTACCGACCCCGAACGATCCCGCGCCTTCTACGGCGAGCAACTGGGCCTCGCCGTCTACCGAGAGTTCGGCACCGGACCGGAGCGCGGCACCGTCTACTTCCTCGGCGGCGGTTTCCTGGAGGTCGCGGGCCGCTCCGAGGAACCCCCCTCCCCCGCGGTCAAGCTGTGGCTCCAGGTGGCGGACGCGACGGCCGCGTACGAGGAGCTGACTGATCGGGGCGTCGAGATCGTACGGCCCCCGGTCAAGGAGCCGTGGGGTCTGATCGAGATGTGGCTCACGGATCCGGACGGGACCGAGATCGTGGTGGTGGAGGTGCCGGCGGACCATCCGCTGCGGTATCGGCCGTAGGGCTTGGCTCGTCAGTCCCAGCACAGGCAGAACGGGTGGCCCACCGGATCCGCGTACACGCGCCAGCCCCGGCGGCCGTTCTCGTCGTCCAGGTCGAGTGGGGTGGCGCCGAGGGCCAGTACCTGGGCCTCGGCGGCTTCGATGTCCTGGATGGTGAAGTCCAGATGCATCTGCTGAGAGTTCTCGTCGGCTCGCGGCCAGTCCGGCGGGCGGTAGCCGTGAGCCCGCTGGAACGCGATCTGGTGGCCGCCGGGCGCGTGGAGGACGTACCAGTTGTCGTTGAACTGCTTGATGTCACCGCCGAGCACGCCCGCGTAGAAGGCGGCGAGGGCCGGGGGATCCGGGCAGTCCAGGGCTACGAGGCGGTACTCGGCGATAGGCATGGTGTGGACGTCCTTTCTCTCCGCTCAGGTCTCGTTCACAGGTCCTTCAGGGCCGCCAGCAGTTCCTTCTCCGCCCATTCCAGGAACGGCAGTTGGTGGTCGCCGCCGACCTGGACCAGGGCTATCTCGGTGAAGCCCGCGGTGACGTAGGGGCGTACGGCTTCGACGAAGGTGTCGACGTCGTCGCCGCACGGGATGGTCTGTGCGACGTCCTCGGGGCGTACGTTCGAGGTGGCCGCGTCGAAGTTCTTGGGGCCGGGCAGTTCGGCGTTGACCGGCCAGCCGCCGAGCGACCAGCGGAACTGCTCGTGGGCCCGGGTGACGGCGGCGTCCTTGTCGGGGTCGTAGCAGACGGGGAGTTGGCCCACCCTGGGTTTGCCGGTGCCGCCGTGGCGGTCGAAGGAGTCCAGGAGTTCGGACTTGGGCTCAGTGGCGATCAGGAGGTCGGCCAGGCGGCCGGCGAGTGCGCAGGAGTGCTCGCCGGAGACGGCGATGCCGATCGGGGGCGGTTCGTCGGGGACGTCGTAGAGCTTGGCGTTCACCACGTCGAAGTGTTCGCCGTGGTGGTTCAGGTTCTCGCCGGTGAACAGGGCGCGGATGATCTCCACGGACTCTTCCAGCATGTCGATTCGGGTGTGTGCGGCGGGCCAACCGCCGCCCACCACATGCTCGTTGAGGTTCTCGCCGGAGCCGAGCCCGAGCCGGAAGCGGCCCTCGGCGAGCAGCTGCGTCGTGGCGGCCTTCTGCGCGACGACCGCCGGGTGGTAGCGGGTCGTCGGGCAGGTCACGTACGTCATGAGGGGAATCGTGGACGTGGCCTGCGCCGCGGCGCCGAGCACGCTCCACGCGTACGGGGCGTGGCCCTGTTCCTCGAGCCACGGGAAGTAGTGGTCCGAGGCGACGGAGAAGTCGAATCCGGCCTGCTCCGCGGCCACCACATCCCGTACGAGCTCACGGGGGCCGGTCTGCTCGGTCATCATCGTGTATCCGATTCGCACCATGAGTTCCGGGTGGCCGGTGCGGGGTACCCGAAACGTGCCCTGGATGAAAGAAGGGATCTCCATGCCCAGGCCGCAGATCAAGGACGAGAAGACGTATCAGTCGCTGCGCCGTGAGGGCGCGGGCAAGGAGAAGGCGGCGCGGATCGCCAACAGCCCGACGTCCTCTTCCCGCAAGGGCGGCAAGCACGGCAAGTACGAGGACCAGTCGAAGTCTGACATCTACGAA carries:
- a CDS encoding transglutaminase family protein codes for the protein MEPIQETPDLSAYLAADEVIDHHHPLVRETAARLASTIADSYAYARAAYEFVRDGIPHSADSGDPRVTWRASDVLEQGTGICHAKAHALAALLRAEDIPTALCYQSLMHDDGSALCVHGLVAVRFNGAWHRQDPRGNKPGVDAQFSLEGERLAWVPDPKSNETDYSVLYAEPHPAVLRALKAAPDREYLWKTLPTAL
- a CDS encoding DUF2975 domain-containing protein is translated as MGKLTVRALRAVLVVVLAGTVFVQALMVWALVSGSDPEDGSLPLTPLRVITILGMVSVQVALVCVWRLVTMVRHGTVFSHAAFRYVDGVIGAIVAAALVWFAVTVINAPGQQDDPGVTVIMGGVGVAILGVALLVLVLRMLLAQAVARDVEAAQMQAELDEVI
- a CDS encoding helix-turn-helix domain-containing protein; the protein is MPIAVDIDVMLARRKMSVGELADRVGITPANLAVLKNGRAKAVRFTTLAALCEVLECQPGDLLRWEAEDAEEARTGEVSRR
- a CDS encoding threonine aldolase family protein produces the protein MNPPKTDARRHHDPEIRGFASDNYAGAHPEVLAALALANGGHQVAYGEDAYTENLQQVMRSHFGATAEAFPVFNGTGANVVALQALTDRWGAVICAESAHINVDEGGAPERMGGLKLLTVPTPDGKLTPGLIDRQAYGWEDEHRAMPQVVSITQNTELGTVYTPDEIRAICEHAHARGMKVHLDGARIANAAASLNVPMRAFTDAVGVDVLSFGGTKNGALFGEAVVVLNQDAVSHMKHLRKLSMQLASKMRFVSVQLEALLAKDLWLRNARHSNEMAQRLAEGVRAVHGVEILHPVQANAVFARLPHDVSERLQKRYRFYFWDEEAGDVRWMCSFDTTEDDVDGFLAALKEEMAR
- a CDS encoding SDR family NAD(P)-dependent oxidoreductase, with protein sequence MGNGALDGAVIAVAGAGGPAGRATLMRLAEAGAVVIGSDNDPERLAEAVDAASYAHGGATVVGDTVDLLDRQSAQDWATRIEKDFGRVDGLVHLVGGWRGSETFARTSLDDWDFLEMLLIRTVAHTSLAFHEALQRSDRGRYVLISAAGASKPTAGNAAYAAAKAAAEAWTLALADYFRKAGGASGPTSAAAILVVKALVHDAMRAERPNAKFAGFTDVKDLAEAIADVWERPAAEVNGQRLWLTKKP
- a CDS encoding DUF6421 family protein, whose product is MTEILVQVGTEEQVPPGGRVVEHPAWPVLKDAVERIRPWQSKDGSIDFEAEGAPDRDDAERAVRRVVDAVEVLAPLLPHDAAYHKALVADLRRWADGGFTVPDFLDSLLAFQPAANRRDGLQHLVVFPMYTQNGNPNRNLEALVLRMVWPDWLAELERTRYDNPLFCGITFEDFTSGYDTNSAVLFPETIAVREAPERFSWGGIFCDREAARFRRVTEAAVGILGLELPEDVREMVADQDRCQQAFVLWDMVHDRTHSHGDLPFDPFMIKQRQPFWMYGLEELRCDLTAFREAVKLEADGVSQGRDVQYAVLFDRMFRFPVTGERVRNYDGLGGQLLFAYLHKHDVVRWTDNKLSIDWQRAPQVTNELCAEIEKLYREGIDRPKLVHWFAGYELVSTYLAPHPGSKWAKGPDALDLSQPPRKLVDDVLPDEFPLSMFYEALSKKLKNVIASTKGITAESAERVAA
- a CDS encoding glycerophosphodiester phosphodiesterase, coding for MNFLTIGHRGIMGVEPENTLRSFVAAEQAGLDVIELDLHLSKDGALVVMHDADVDRTTDGSGPIAEQTLAELRTLDAGRGERIPVFEEVLDAVAAPLQAEIKDVAAARALAEVMHRRDLAGRVEVLSFHDEAVAEIGRLVPGVRTGLVASRYGTDVVERAIAVGATSVVLNIRRLTLEIVECARKADLRIIGWVVNTQDHLRLVRALELDGATTDYPEIKRTGRFTA
- a CDS encoding GNAT family N-acetyltransferase; the encoded protein is MDTAASTGLTFRDATDADVDSLVALIESAYRGDSSRTGWTTEADILQGQRTDPEGVLEVIKAPDSRLRVVERDGTLIACCQLEHRGDHAYFGMFAVSPAQQGGGLGKVILAEAERYARVNWGAAEMHMTVITAREDLIAWYERRGYRRTGQMTPFPYGDERFGIPQRDDLEFELLVKPLV
- a CDS encoding VOC family protein, with product MVHVLSSRTLLRPTDPERSRAFYGEQLGLAVYREFGTGPERGTVYFLGGGFLEVAGRSEEPPSPAVKLWLQVADATAAYEELTDRGVEIVRPPVKEPWGLIEMWLTDPDGTEIVVVEVPADHPLRYRP
- a CDS encoding VOC family protein, giving the protein MPIAEYRLVALDCPDPPALAAFYAGVLGGDIKQFNDNWYVLHAPGGHQIAFQRAHGYRPPDWPRADENSQQMHLDFTIQDIEAAEAQVLALGATPLDLDDENGRRGWRVYADPVGHPFCLCWD
- a CDS encoding LLM class F420-dependent oxidoreductase codes for the protein MVRIGYTMMTEQTGPRELVRDVVAAEQAGFDFSVASDHYFPWLEEQGHAPYAWSVLGAAAQATSTIPLMTYVTCPTTRYHPAVVAQKAATTQLLAEGRFRLGLGSGENLNEHVVGGGWPAAHTRIDMLEESVEIIRALFTGENLNHHGEHFDVVNAKLYDVPDEPPPIGIAVSGEHSCALAGRLADLLIATEPKSELLDSFDRHGGTGKPRVGQLPVCYDPDKDAAVTRAHEQFRWSLGGWPVNAELPGPKNFDAATSNVRPEDVAQTIPCGDDVDTFVEAVRPYVTAGFTEIALVQVGGDHQLPFLEWAEKELLAALKDL
- a CDS encoding DUF7218 family protein, which produces MPRPQIKDEKTYQSLRREGAGKEKAARIANSPTSSSRKGGKHGKYEDQSKSDIYEEAKKVGIKGRSSMSKDELIKALRNR